The segment GTTATGGCGGACACGGAGGTTACGGCGGAAATAGAGGCTACGGCGGACATGGAAGCTACGGAGGGGTCAGATACGGTAGCTATGGAGGCGGCAGCGCTTATGGAGGAAACAGTGGTTACAGTGCCAATAGTGGCTACACAGCTGGTAGCAGTGGAAGCGCTGGTGGCAGCGGCTACGACGGTACCAGCAAAGGTGGCTACAGTGGCTCTGAAGGCTACACTGCTCCTTCAGCTAATGGTTACTAAAAGTAGAACTGATTTTAAGGTAAATGGTTCTCTTCTATTCTAGCAGCACTGGTTACAATAGAATCAAAAGCTTTTATCAAACTTTATTTACAACTTTCCGagcacagctaatgcccaggcattcatctcatttcttctAGATGATCCATACTCACTTCGCGGCTGAGAAAGGGCTTAACAGTTTACATGTTCAGCGATTAACAAAGTAGCTCTTATTTACACTA is part of the Biomphalaria glabrata chromosome 2, xgBioGlab47.1, whole genome shotgun sequence genome and harbors:
- the LOC106068577 gene encoding neuropeptide-like protein 31 isoform X2, producing MKIAIVLCLIVVVVSAGRGGGHGGYGGRGGYGGHGGYGGHGGYGGHGGYGGNRGYGGHGSYGGVRYGSYGGGSAYGGNSGYSANSGYTAGSSGSAGGSGYDGTSKGGYSGSEGYTAPSANGY